In Candidatus Hydrogenedentota bacterium, the DNA window CAAGGGCTTCCCGCGGCGTGGACGTTCTCCCCGTGAAAACGGAGATCCCGCGGGCGGGTGAATCGGATGCTCATGGCGCGGCAGGTGACATGGGCGCCGCGACGGCGGTTGTCGGCATTACCGGCCCGGGCGGCGCGGGAAAATCGTCGCTCATTGACGAATTGGCAACCCGTTTTCTCCACGATTTCGCGGAGAAGCGCGTGGCGATACTGTCGACCGACCCGACGCGCAGGCGCACGGGCGGCGCCCTGCTCGGGGACCGCATTCGCGTCAACAGCGCGGCGCATCCGCGGGTTTACATGCGGTCGCTGGCTACGCGCGCGCAGGGGGGCGAAGTCGCCGCGGTACTGCAGGAAGCGATTCTCGCCGTTGGCGCGGCAGGGTATGAACTCGTTATTGCGGAGACGGCCGGGGCGGGCCAGAGTGACGCGGCCATCGCGCCCTTGGCCGATGTGGCCGTATACGTGATGACGCCCGAATATGGGGCTGCGTCGCAACTCGAAAAGATCAGCATGCTGGACTACGCGGACCTCGTGGTCGTCAACAAGTTCGACCGGCCCGGCGCGTTGGACGCCTTGCGCGACGTGCGCAAGCAGTACCAGCGCAATCACCGTCTGTTTGAAAGTCCCGTTGAGCGCATGCCGGTATTCGGCGCGATCGCGTCGCGGTTCAACGACGACGGCGTCACGGCCTTCTACCACGCCCTGATAGATGCGCTCAATGCCAAGCGCGGACTTGCGCTGCGTTCCGAATTGCCGCGTCCCGCGTCCCAATGCTCGACGGATTCCACGGTTGTCGTGCCGCATGGTCGTGCGCGGTACCTGGCGGAGATCGCGGCGACAGTGAGGCGCTACCGCGCGTGGGCCGATAGCCAGGCGCGCATCGCGCAGGACCGCTGGCACCTGTCCAGGGCCTCGGAGCTTGTCGAAAGCGAGGCGGGGCGCGCGGCATTGCTTGAGAAGCGCGATGCGCTGGCGGCGCAACTGGACCCACGGTGCACCGGATTGCTGGACGATTTCCCGCGTTTGCGCCAGCGCTACGCGGACGAAGAACTGGTCTACGAACTGCGCGGACGCGAAGTTCGCGCGCCGTTGTACAAGGAGAGTCTTGCCGGGACCCGTATCCCGCGCGTGGCGCTGCCCCGTTTCGAGAACGAGGGCGCACTGCTGCGCTGGCTGCTGCTCGAGAACGTCCCGGGCGCATTCCCCTACACCGCGGGCAGTTTCCCGCTGAAACGCGGCGACGAAGACCCCACGCGCATGTTCGCGGGCGAAGGCGATGCGCGGCGCACAAACGCGCGGTTCAAATATCTCTCGAAGGATGCGCCCGCGAAGCGGTTGTCGACCGCCTTCGACTCCGTCACGCTTTACGGTTTCGACCCGGACGAACGGCCGGACATCTACGGCAAGGTGGGCTCGTCAGGCGTTGCCATATGCACGCTGGACGACATGCGCGAGCTTTTCGAGGGCTTTGACCTGTGCGCGCCGAATACATCGGTGTCGATGACGATCAACGGGCCCGCGACCATTATTCTGGCCATGTTCTTCAATGCGGCCATCGACCAGCAGGCAAACGCGTTTGCTCGCGGACACGGCCGCGAACCCTCGGAAGAAGAAGCGGAGCGCATCCGGGCCGGCGTATTGCGCAGCATCCGCGGCACGGTGCAGGCGGACATACTCAAGGAAGACCAGGGCCAGAATACGTGCATTTTCGGCATCGATTTCGCACTGAAAATGATGGGCGACGTGCAGGAATTCTTCATCCGGAACGACGTGCGCAATTTCTACTCGGTGTCGATCTCGGGCTATCATATCGCCGAGGCGGGCGCCAACCCGATTACGCAGCTCGCGTTCACGCTTGCGAACGGGTTCACGTATGTCGAGTACTACCTGGCCCGCGGCATGGACATCAACGCGTTCGCGCCGAACCTCTCGTTCTTCTTCTCGTGCGGCATGGACCCTGAATATGCGGTGGTCAACCGTGTCGCGCGCCGCATCTGGGCCGTGGCCATGCGCGAACGCTATGGCGGCGATGAGCGCGCCCAAAAGCTCAAAGCGCACATCCAAACCAGCGGCCGGTCGCTCCACTCGCAGGAGGTCCAGTTCAACGACATCCGTACCACCTTGCAGGCGCTGACCGCCATCTATGACCAGTGCAATTCGTTGCACACGAACGCTTATGACGAGGCGATCACGACACCCACGGAGGAATCCGTCCGCCGCGCCATGGCCATCCAGCACATCGTCAACAAGGAACATGGCCTCGCCTTTAATGAAAACCCGCTCCAGGGCTCGTTCATCATCAACGAATTGACAGACCTGGTCGAGGAGGCGGTGCTTTGTGAATTCGAGCGCATCAGCGAACGGGGCGGAGTGCTTGGCGCGATGGAACGCGGCTATCAGCGCGGCAAAATCCAGGATGAGAGCCTGCATTACGAGCATTTGAAGACGGCCGGGGCCCATCCCATCGTTGGCGTGAACACGTTTCTGAATCCGCATGCCGACCATGAAGAAGCGATCAGCCGGCTCGAATTACGCCGGGGCACCGAAGAGGAAAAACGAAGGCAGCTCGAGCGCCTGCGCGCGTTCCGGCAGCGCCACGCCGCGGCCGCGCCCGGGCGGCTGGAGGCGCTGCAACAGACCTGCATCACCGGCGGCAACATCTTCGCGGAACTCATGCAGACCGTGCGTTATTGCTCGCTCGGCCAGGTCACGCAGGCGTTGTTCGCCGTCGGCGGCCAGTATCGGCGGAACACGTGAACAGCCAGGGAATGTCCTTGCGCGGGATGTGCCGCGGTGAAGGGGAGAAGGTGTCGTACCAACACAGACGATTGTCGCGGCGTACAGCCGTCTTATCGGGGAAACCTGCACACCGGCGGGGCTGTCTAACACCAGACTCCGGCGGATGCCGCGGTAGCGCGCCTGTGTGTCAAATGTCAACCATGGAAGAATCGCACGATGCCTGATGCCCCCATGCCGGTTCATCATTATACGAAGAAGCGCACTCATTACGGCCCGTTCTCGCGCTGGCTGGGCCGCACCTTTCTGCGGGTGTTCGGCTGGCGGCTGGTGGGGCAGGCGCCGGATACGCCGAAATGCGTCGTGGCGTGCGCGCCGCACACCTCGAACTGGGATTTCGTGTACACCCTTGCCGCTGCCCTGGCTTTGAGCATGCCGGCCGTATTCAT includes these proteins:
- a CDS encoding methylmalonyl-CoA mutase family protein, whose protein sequence is MAAVTLALETPDTWVRGPVRVITATALFDGHDAAISIMRRVLLEAGAEVIHLGHNRPAQEIVRAAIQEDADAIAVSSYQGGHMEFFPYMLDLLREAGAGHIKVFGGGGGVIVPREIRELEARGVAKIYSPEDGRRLGLRGMIDDLVARTLADRQALEPGRVYHLDDQRELARYITVLEAARASRGVDVLPVKTEIPRAGESDAHGAAGDMGAATAVVGITGPGGAGKSSLIDELATRFLHDFAEKRVAILSTDPTRRRTGGALLGDRIRVNSAAHPRVYMRSLATRAQGGEVAAVLQEAILAVGAAGYELVIAETAGAGQSDAAIAPLADVAVYVMTPEYGAASQLEKISMLDYADLVVVNKFDRPGALDALRDVRKQYQRNHRLFESPVERMPVFGAIASRFNDDGVTAFYHALIDALNAKRGLALRSELPRPASQCSTDSTVVVPHGRARYLAEIAATVRRYRAWADSQARIAQDRWHLSRASELVESEAGRAALLEKRDALAAQLDPRCTGLLDDFPRLRQRYADEELVYELRGREVRAPLYKESLAGTRIPRVALPRFENEGALLRWLLLENVPGAFPYTAGSFPLKRGDEDPTRMFAGEGDARRTNARFKYLSKDAPAKRLSTAFDSVTLYGFDPDERPDIYGKVGSSGVAICTLDDMRELFEGFDLCAPNTSVSMTINGPATIILAMFFNAAIDQQANAFARGHGREPSEEEAERIRAGVLRSIRGTVQADILKEDQGQNTCIFGIDFALKMMGDVQEFFIRNDVRNFYSVSISGYHIAEAGANPITQLAFTLANGFTYVEYYLARGMDINAFAPNLSFFFSCGMDPEYAVVNRVARRIWAVAMRERYGGDERAQKLKAHIQTSGRSLHSQEVQFNDIRTTLQALTAIYDQCNSLHTNAYDEAITTPTEESVRRAMAIQHIVNKEHGLAFNENPLQGSFIINELTDLVEEAVLCEFERISERGGVLGAMERGYQRGKIQDESLHYEHLKTAGAHPIVGVNTFLNPHADHEEAISRLELRRGTEEEKRRQLERLRAFRQRHAAAAPGRLEALQQTCITGGNIFAELMQTVRYCSLGQVTQALFAVGGQYRRNT